In Candidatus Alcyoniella australis, a single window of DNA contains:
- a CDS encoding efflux RND transporter periplasmic adaptor subunit: protein MQIKFTNLPIAIACVLALVAFSASGCPGPPQAGKASQPHADQAPVKVRATTIAAQPFSRIIEFSGSIEAVNDVTVISETAGRVVIDRLEIGARVKKGDALVSVDSEPYRIELDAAQAAVSQATVGLEQAQDQLDRAGLLHDKQLISDADFDQIKYAQRNAQAVLESAEAKLSLARRSLRNATVRAPFDGVIADDLVSLGDTLGQGTAVAQLVDPGQLQLMIGVGQEEIDAVQPGMEARLSIPTLGESELRANVARVGVKALEPTMTYPVQLELIDPPDSVRVGMIATVQIPVLSIEQAFSVPIDAVFQRYGKSYVFLIDNGAVREQQVTPGPQNGRRVVLQDGVEAGDAIVTVGNEKLNDGSTVEVVE, encoded by the coding sequence ATGCAAATCAAATTTACCAATTTACCAATCGCAATCGCCTGCGTTCTGGCCTTGGTCGCGTTCAGCGCTTCGGGTTGCCCCGGGCCGCCTCAGGCCGGCAAGGCGTCGCAGCCGCACGCGGATCAGGCCCCGGTCAAGGTGCGGGCCACGACCATCGCGGCTCAGCCGTTCTCGCGCATTATCGAGTTCAGCGGCTCGATCGAGGCGGTCAACGACGTGACCGTGATCTCCGAGACTGCCGGTAGGGTCGTGATCGATCGGCTCGAGATCGGTGCCCGCGTGAAGAAGGGCGACGCGCTGGTCAGCGTGGACAGCGAGCCGTACCGCATTGAGCTCGACGCGGCGCAGGCCGCAGTGTCCCAGGCCACGGTCGGCCTGGAGCAGGCTCAGGACCAGCTCGATCGCGCCGGACTGCTGCACGACAAACAGCTGATCTCGGACGCGGACTTCGATCAGATCAAGTACGCCCAACGCAACGCCCAGGCCGTCCTGGAATCGGCCGAGGCGAAGCTGTCTTTGGCCCGGCGCTCATTGCGCAACGCCACTGTGCGCGCACCGTTCGACGGTGTGATCGCCGACGATCTGGTCTCACTGGGCGACACCTTGGGTCAGGGCACCGCAGTTGCCCAACTGGTCGATCCCGGCCAACTGCAATTAATGATCGGTGTGGGCCAGGAGGAGATCGATGCTGTCCAGCCGGGCATGGAGGCTCGGCTGAGCATCCCGACTTTGGGCGAGAGCGAGCTGCGCGCCAATGTGGCGCGAGTGGGGGTCAAGGCGCTGGAGCCGACCATGACCTACCCGGTGCAGCTCGAGCTGATCGATCCGCCCGACTCCGTTCGGGTGGGGATGATCGCCACGGTACAGATCCCGGTGTTGTCCATTGAACAGGCCTTCTCCGTGCCGATCGACGCGGTCTTCCAGCGCTACGGCAAGAGCTACGTGTTCCTGATCGACAACGGCGCGGTCCGCGAGCAACAGGTGACGCCCGGTCCGCAGAACGGACGGCGGGTCGTGCTCCAGGACGGGGTCGAGGCCGGCGATGCGATAGTGACCGTGGGAAACGAGAAGCTGAACGACGGCTCGACCGTCGAAGTCGTGGAGTAG